In one window of Dokdonia sp. PRO95 DNA:
- a CDS encoding SusD/RagB family nutrient-binding outer membrane lipoprotein, translating to MKHFLYITSLLLLLGMSSCTEDFEEINTNPNDPVTVQPSLLLRQVIYDYGEQMSYEGFVAGDLLSQHRTALGFNLFDRHALKSPQLGGNPWPIFYTNLRDNEIIINQSRESTLFDVYEGPALILKAYMTAGLTDLFGDVPYSEAFNGAQGTVTPTYDNQEDIYMADGGILDNLNTAIAIIEAYENDNILEGDILYGGDLQGWIRFANSLKIKQLLRISDRVDVSNELQDLFDEGNYITSNDQNAIFNFSNTVPNSFRLAQLRAGDFNNFVLSETMETILVDFEDTRLNTFFRTASSTGIFNGLVNGIDASAGAPVLGNLSLGGTAFREDTSVLDANFMTAWETSLALAEAAQRGLITADAQALYENGVTLAFEYWQTPLPADYLTGNAAFNNADSSPLEQILTQKWIANIINGYEGWIEYRRTGFPEFMDVQASLNDGLIPVRMPYPSEEEALNADNYQTAFDATDGNSLNVRVWWDVD from the coding sequence ATGAAACATTTTTTATACATCACTTCCCTCCTGCTATTACTTGGCATGAGTAGTTGCACCGAAGATTTTGAAGAAATAAATACAAATCCTAACGACCCTGTGACCGTACAACCTAGCCTATTGTTAAGGCAGGTTATTTATGATTATGGAGAACAAATGAGTTATGAAGGCTTTGTGGCTGGTGATTTATTATCACAGCACAGAACTGCGCTAGGCTTTAATCTCTTTGATCGCCATGCTCTTAAGTCACCTCAACTAGGAGGGAATCCTTGGCCTATATTTTACACTAATTTGAGAGACAATGAGATTATTATAAATCAATCTAGAGAGTCTACACTATTTGACGTTTATGAAGGTCCTGCATTAATTTTAAAAGCATACATGACGGCTGGGCTTACAGACCTTTTTGGGGATGTTCCTTACTCCGAAGCGTTTAATGGTGCACAAGGCACAGTAACACCCACTTACGATAATCAAGAAGACATCTATATGGCAGATGGTGGAATTTTAGACAACCTAAATACTGCGATTGCTATTATTGAGGCCTACGAGAATGATAACATTTTAGAAGGAGACATCCTTTACGGTGGTGATTTACAAGGCTGGATACGATTTGCAAATAGTTTAAAAATTAAACAACTACTGCGTATTTCAGACCGCGTAGATGTAAGTAATGAACTCCAAGATCTCTTTGATGAAGGCAACTACATTACAAGTAATGATCAAAATGCAATTTTTAACTTTAGTAATACAGTTCCTAATAGTTTTCGTCTGGCGCAATTACGCGCGGGAGATTTTAACAACTTTGTGCTTTCTGAAACGATGGAAACTATTCTTGTAGATTTTGAAGACACGCGACTTAATACTTTTTTTAGAACAGCATCAAGCACAGGTATTTTTAATGGATTAGTTAATGGGATTGATGCATCTGCTGGTGCTCCTGTACTAGGCAATTTATCACTAGGAGGTACTGCTTTTAGAGAAGACACCTCTGTACTAGATGCCAACTTTATGACGGCTTGGGAGACTTCTCTAGCACTAGCAGAAGCTGCCCAGCGCGGCCTTATTACCGCAGATGCGCAGGCACTTTATGAGAATGGCGTTACTCTCGCTTTTGAATACTGGCAAACACCATTACCAGCAGATTATCTAACAGGAAATGCTGCTTTTAATAACGCAGATAGTTCGCCACTAGAACAAATACTTACTCAAAAATGGATTGCAAACATCATAAACGGCTATGAAGGTTGGATAGAATATAGACGTACCGGTTTTCCTGAGTTTATGGATGTGCAAGCAAGTCTTAATGACGGTTTAATTCCCGTACGTATGCCTTACCCATCTGAAGAAGAAGCGCTCAATGCAGATAATTACCAGACAGCATTTGATGCCACAGATGGCAATAGCCTTAATGTGCGCGTGTGGTGGGATGTAGATTAA
- a CDS encoding sodium:solute symporter translates to MNVEIWQWGLIIASSVLMFVLSPLAKSPDEFFKATHRKKSPNVWMLTGSLIISWIFAKSITNAANLGLSFGIVGGVAYAGYYLSFGVAGVIIYQMRLQGGFTSIHQFLTSRFGKGAMRLFSVLIAIRLFNEVWSNTMVIGSYFGEMGSTPYYWAILVFTILTLAYALKGGLSSSIFTDVIQMGLFSILLCVILWSIFSVDDFSVKEVATSGTWSFDLGLNLLFAALLQSFSYPFHDPVLTDRAFLSSPKVTLRSFLIASVLGAACIILFSVIGVYAQSQGMAGQAAVEVGKAFGVVILLVINFIMITSAASTLDSTFSSFSKLLSVDLNLGKNLSFGRLSMAVIAILGTTPVFLNAEILSATTISGTMVIGLTPVFLFWRKPAPKISYYLSVVTGIIFGFILVFDALPLSLQFTTGSYAALLWTNVWGITACTILYLIPRWIKR, encoded by the coding sequence ATGAATGTAGAAATCTGGCAATGGGGATTAATTATAGCATCGAGTGTGTTGATGTTTGTGCTGTCCCCGCTTGCCAAAAGTCCTGATGAGTTTTTTAAAGCTACGCATCGTAAGAAGTCTCCTAATGTGTGGATGCTTACGGGTAGTCTCATTATCTCGTGGATTTTTGCAAAGAGTATAACTAATGCTGCCAACTTAGGCCTGAGTTTTGGGATTGTGGGTGGTGTGGCTTATGCGGGTTATTACCTCTCCTTTGGTGTGGCTGGTGTGATTATCTACCAGATGCGTTTGCAAGGTGGATTTACAAGTATACATCAGTTTCTGACTTCTCGATTTGGAAAAGGAGCGATGCGCTTATTTTCTGTGCTCATTGCTATTAGACTTTTTAATGAGGTCTGGAGTAACACGATGGTGATAGGGTCTTACTTTGGAGAAATGGGAAGTACTCCTTACTATTGGGCGATTCTGGTCTTTACGATACTCACTCTGGCTTATGCGCTCAAGGGCGGATTGAGCAGTTCTATATTTACAGATGTGATACAGATGGGATTATTCTCCATACTGCTATGTGTGATTTTATGGAGTATATTTTCGGTAGATGATTTTAGTGTGAAGGAGGTTGCGACTTCTGGAACGTGGAGTTTTGATCTTGGTCTTAATTTGCTTTTTGCAGCCTTGTTACAGTCATTCTCATATCCCTTTCACGATCCTGTATTAACAGATAGAGCTTTTTTAAGTTCGCCAAAGGTGACTTTACGTAGCTTTCTAATCGCCTCGGTATTGGGAGCTGCTTGTATTATATTATTTAGTGTAATAGGTGTGTACGCCCAGTCACAAGGAATGGCAGGCCAAGCCGCGGTAGAAGTGGGTAAAGCTTTTGGCGTAGTCATATTGTTAGTCATAAACTTTATTATGATTACCTCGGCGGCATCTACGCTAGATAGTACATTCTCGTCATTTTCAAAGCTACTTTCAGTCGATTTAAATTTAGGTAAAAATCTTTCGTTTGGGAGATTATCTATGGCTGTAATTGCCATATTGGGAACCACTCCCGTATTTCTCAATGCAGAGATTTTAAGCGCCACGACCATATCTGGAACAATGGTAATTGGACTAACGCCAGTATTTTTATTTTGGCGAAAGCCAGCCCCAAAAATCAGTTATTACTTGAGTGTAGTAACTGGTATCATTTTTGGCTTCATATTAGTTTTTGATGCCTTACCACTATCATTACAATTTACAACAGGATCTTATGCTGCGTTACTCTGGACAAACGTCTGGGGCATCACAGCTTGTACCATATTATACCTCATACCACGATGGATAAAAAGATAA
- a CDS encoding metallophosphoesterase family protein: MDKKIKNIGNLTGKVLLYGGVYSNLQALEKLKSIAEQQGIAPENCICTGDIVGYCAQPEETVQLYKIWGTHGIAGNVEKQLSEGAEDCGCDFREGSRCDGFSQLWYPYAQSKLSKNSLETLEALADHITFTYAGKKVTVVHGSYNHISEFIFKSTPWEIKGSNFDTTQSDVIVAGHCGLPFHTEQEDKLWLNPGVIGMPANDGSTEVWYAILDDTSDNLSYEHHTFAYNYKLTSQLMQNGLLPEEYARTIVTGIWDNTEILPPVESGLQGFGIKL, from the coding sequence GTGGATAAAAAGATAAAAAACATAGGCAATCTCACTGGCAAAGTATTGCTTTATGGCGGTGTGTATAGCAATCTACAAGCGCTAGAGAAACTAAAATCTATTGCAGAGCAACAAGGGATTGCTCCAGAAAATTGCATCTGCACAGGAGATATCGTGGGTTATTGTGCGCAGCCTGAAGAAACCGTACAACTCTATAAAATATGGGGAACACACGGTATTGCTGGTAATGTAGAAAAACAGCTGAGTGAGGGCGCAGAAGATTGCGGTTGCGATTTTAGAGAGGGATCGCGTTGTGATGGTTTTAGCCAGCTGTGGTATCCATATGCACAAAGCAAACTCTCTAAGAATTCGCTAGAGACATTAGAGGCGCTTGCAGACCATATTACATTTACCTACGCTGGTAAAAAGGTGACGGTTGTACACGGCTCATATAATCATATTTCTGAATTTATATTTAAATCTACGCCTTGGGAAATAAAAGGTTCAAATTTTGATACAACCCAAAGTGATGTGATTGTTGCAGGACATTGCGGCTTGCCTTTTCATACGGAGCAAGAAGATAAACTCTGGCTCAACCCTGGCGTGATTGGGATGCCAGCAAATGATGGCTCTACCGAAGTCTGGTATGCCATTCTAGATGATACTTCTGACAATCTTAGCTATGAACATCATACATTTGCATATAATTACAAGCTCACGAGCCAGTTAATGCAAAACGGCTTACTGCCAGAAGAGTATGCGCGTACCATCGTAACTGGCATCTGGGACAACACAGAAATACTGCCACCTGTAGAGAGTGGCTTACAAGGATTTGGCATAAAACTATAA
- a CDS encoding rhodanese-like domain-containing protein produces the protein MNTKNIAYKLLLLVSAVSFGQSDMDVLLKQYNTRSVPYISVQELKMEMSDYLILDTRKKEEFEVSHIPGAVWVSEKVNDSMYAFAKAKKDQPIVVYCSVGIRSEDFGERLKKKGFTNVKNLYGSIFAWKDEGYEIQNKNKQPTDSVHVFSKVWGKYLKTGHKVY, from the coding sequence GTGAACACTAAGAATATCGCTTACAAATTACTTCTATTGGTTTCGGCAGTTTCATTTGGACAGTCGGATATGGATGTGCTCTTAAAACAGTACAACACGCGCTCTGTTCCTTATATTTCTGTGCAAGAACTCAAGATGGAAATGAGTGACTATTTAATTTTAGACACTCGTAAAAAGGAAGAATTTGAGGTAAGCCATATCCCAGGAGCAGTGTGGGTTTCTGAGAAGGTGAATGATAGTATGTACGCTTTCGCGAAAGCAAAAAAAGATCAACCCATCGTCGTTTATTGCTCTGTAGGGATACGCTCTGAAGATTTTGGCGAGCGACTGAAGAAGAAAGGATTTACAAACGTCAAAAATCTATACGGGAGCATATTTGCGTGGAAAGATGAAGGCTACGAAATTCAAAACAAGAACAAACAACCAACCGACTCTGTTCACGTATTTTCCAAAGTTTGGGGGAAGTATTTAAAAACAGGACATAAAGTTTACTAG
- a CDS encoding TIGR04282 family arsenosugar biosynthesis glycosyltransferase produces the protein MKKNIVLIFTRNPELGKVKSRLAKGVGQENALEIYKKLLSHTKDVVSTLNCTKRVGYSVKVRDNDMWDNAIFEKFRQEGEDLGIRMHSAFEKAFADGYDNVLIVGSDLYDLRASHINEAFDALHSNDAVIGPAQDGGYYLLGMNKLVKDVFYNKEWGGDTVFASTINDLATAKVHQLETLNDIDFAEDLKPYAEFAQYLQ, from the coding sequence ATGAAAAAAAACATAGTACTCATATTCACCAGAAATCCAGAACTAGGCAAAGTAAAAAGCAGACTAGCCAAAGGTGTAGGTCAAGAAAACGCTCTTGAGATTTACAAGAAGCTCTTATCACACACCAAAGACGTAGTAAGCACTTTAAATTGTACTAAACGTGTGGGCTACTCTGTAAAGGTGCGCGATAATGATATGTGGGATAATGCTATTTTTGAAAAATTCCGGCAAGAGGGTGAAGATCTAGGTATACGTATGCATAGTGCATTTGAAAAAGCCTTTGCAGATGGGTATGACAATGTACTCATTGTAGGCAGTGACCTTTATGACTTGCGTGCTTCTCACATAAATGAGGCTTTTGACGCCCTACACTCTAATGATGCAGTAATAGGCCCAGCCCAAGATGGTGGTTATTATTTATTGGGAATGAACAAGCTTGTAAAAGACGTATTTTACAATAAAGAATGGGGTGGCGATACGGTATTTGCCAGTACTATAAATGATCTAGCAACAGCAAAAGTTCATCAACTTGAAACCCTTAACGACATTGACTTTGCAGAGGACTTAAAACCGTATGCTGAGTTTGCTCAGTATTTACAATAA
- a CDS encoding purine-nucleoside phosphorylase, with translation MEKYIIETADYLKSKGFENPEVGIILGTGLGQLIDRVEIEHTASYNHIPNFPTATVEFHTGKLIYGTLEGKKVIIMQGRFHVYEGYSLTDVTYPVRVMHALGIKHLLVSNASGAINLDFKKGELMLIDDHINLQGGSPLAFKGVEKMGERFVDMSAPYDAAMNNTLRTIAKDNGINLHEGVYASVVGPQLETRAEYRYLRIIGADAVGMSTVPEIIVANHLKLPVVAVSVLTDECDPDNLKPVDIPEIIAMAGKAEPEMITLFTGLIKSL, from the coding sequence ATGGAAAAATATATCATAGAAACAGCAGATTACTTAAAAAGCAAAGGCTTTGAAAACCCTGAAGTAGGTATCATTTTAGGTACTGGTCTTGGGCAACTTATTGATCGTGTTGAGATAGAACACACCGCAAGCTATAATCATATTCCTAATTTTCCAACGGCAACTGTAGAGTTCCATACAGGTAAATTAATTTACGGTACGCTTGAAGGTAAAAAGGTTATCATTATGCAAGGTCGTTTTCACGTGTATGAAGGCTACTCACTTACAGATGTAACTTACCCAGTACGTGTGATGCACGCTTTAGGCATCAAGCACCTATTAGTATCTAATGCTTCTGGAGCGATTAACCTTGATTTCAAAAAAGGAGAATTAATGCTCATAGATGATCACATTAATCTACAAGGAGGATCACCGCTAGCTTTTAAAGGAGTAGAAAAAATGGGAGAGCGCTTTGTAGATATGAGCGCACCTTATGATGCTGCTATGAACAATACGCTACGCACTATTGCAAAAGATAATGGCATAAACTTACACGAAGGAGTATATGCATCTGTAGTAGGTCCACAGCTGGAAACTCGCGCAGAGTATCGCTACTTAAGAATTATAGGAGCAGATGCTGTAGGGATGAGTACCGTACCAGAAATTATCGTAGCAAATCACTTAAAACTTCCAGTGGTGGCAGTATCGGTTCTTACAGATGAGTGTGACCCAGACAACCTCAAGCCAGTAGATATTCCAGAAATAATCGCAATGGCTGGTAAGGCAGAGCCAGAGATGATCACACTCTTTACGGGATTGATTAAATCTTTGTAA
- the arsM gene encoding arsenosugar biosynthesis arsenite methyltransferase ArsM, protein MSYLNATNDLYKEAALTPDVGLCCTTNPIWELPGLKIPKIMQEMNYGCGSTVNARDLTNEPKMLYVGVGGGMELLQFAYFNRNKGGVVGVDVVDEMLEASRKNFIEAEKLNPWFKSEFVDLQKGDALNLNVADNSIDVAAQNCLFNIFKAEDLKRAIAEMYRVLKPHGKLVMSDPTCEQEMNEELRNDDRLRALCLSGSLPIAEYVKALTDAGFGTIEIRARKPYRILNPGAYPTDELIYIESIEVAAIKDPMPADGPCIFTGKAAIYYGEEDFFDDKLGHILLKNQPLAICDKTAGALAALGRDDIFISESTYHYDGGGCC, encoded by the coding sequence ATGAGTTACCTTAATGCTACAAATGATCTTTATAAAGAAGCAGCACTTACACCAGATGTAGGACTGTGCTGTACTACAAATCCTATCTGGGAGTTACCTGGATTAAAGATCCCAAAGATTATGCAAGAGATGAATTACGGTTGCGGAAGCACTGTAAATGCTCGTGATCTTACTAATGAGCCTAAGATGCTATATGTAGGTGTAGGTGGTGGTATGGAGCTATTACAGTTTGCATACTTTAATCGTAATAAAGGTGGCGTAGTAGGTGTAGATGTAGTGGATGAAATGCTAGAAGCGTCTCGCAAAAACTTTATAGAAGCAGAGAAGTTAAACCCTTGGTTTAAGAGCGAATTTGTAGATCTTCAAAAAGGAGATGCCCTTAACCTCAATGTGGCAGATAACTCAATAGACGTAGCAGCACAAAACTGCCTCTTCAACATCTTTAAAGCCGAAGATTTAAAACGCGCCATTGCAGAGATGTATCGCGTGCTTAAACCTCACGGTAAACTTGTAATGAGCGACCCTACTTGTGAGCAGGAAATGAATGAAGAATTACGTAATGATGATCGTTTACGTGCGCTTTGTCTTTCTGGGAGTTTACCCATAGCCGAGTATGTAAAAGCACTTACAGATGCCGGTTTTGGAACTATTGAGATAAGAGCTCGTAAGCCATATAGAATACTTAATCCTGGGGCGTATCCTACAGATGAGCTCATTTACATTGAGTCTATTGAAGTAGCAGCAATCAAAGATCCTATGCCAGCAGACGGACCTTGTATTTTTACAGGTAAAGCTGCCATTTATTATGGAGAAGAAGACTTTTTTGATGATAAGCTAGGACACATCCTTCTTAAAAATCAGCCGCTGGCTATTTGTGATAAAACAGCAGGAGCACTTGCTGCTTTAGGACGTGATGACATCTTTATAAGCGAGTCTACGTATCACTATGATGGTGGTGGATGTTGCTAA
- a CDS encoding sterol desaturase family protein has translation MRKYVDTFLQSYSDYWSYFKREIFFENNWDNYFWGLIIVSLVVWGLEIAFPWRKNQKIFREDFWMDLFYMFFNFFFLNLIVFIALTNTAALFFDDILGVVGLELSDFQLFDVDTLPFGVGLLIFFIISDFVQWNTHRILHRVPFLWNFHKVHHSTKEMAFAAQMRYHWVEPIMYKSFLYIPIAIIGGFDLAYVAIIHFTALTVGHLNHANIGWDYGPLKYILNNPKMHIWHHAKELPERVKYGVNFGLTLSVWDYLFGTSHVPHDGRDIELGFDGDETFPTDFVGQITYPLSEKEK, from the coding sequence ATGCGCAAATACGTAGATACTTTCTTACAATCTTACTCCGACTATTGGAGTTATTTTAAGCGCGAGATTTTCTTTGAGAATAACTGGGATAATTATTTCTGGGGATTAATCATTGTATCTCTTGTAGTATGGGGGTTAGAAATTGCATTTCCGTGGCGTAAGAATCAGAAGATTTTTCGTGAAGACTTCTGGATGGACTTATTTTATATGTTCTTTAATTTCTTCTTCCTCAATCTCATTGTATTTATCGCACTCACAAATACCGCAGCACTGTTTTTTGATGATATTCTAGGCGTGGTAGGATTAGAATTAAGTGATTTCCAACTTTTTGATGTAGACACATTACCCTTTGGCGTAGGGTTGCTTATCTTTTTTATCATATCTGACTTTGTACAGTGGAACACGCACAGAATACTACACAGAGTTCCATTTTTATGGAATTTTCACAAAGTACATCACTCCACGAAGGAGATGGCTTTTGCAGCACAGATGCGCTATCACTGGGTAGAGCCCATTATGTATAAATCCTTTTTATACATTCCTATTGCGATTATAGGAGGTTTTGACCTTGCATATGTGGCTATCATACATTTTACCGCACTTACTGTAGGTCACCTCAACCATGCAAACATAGGCTGGGATTATGGCCCGCTTAAGTATATTCTCAATAACCCTAAGATGCACATCTGGCATCACGCAAAAGAATTACCTGAGCGTGTAAAGTATGGCGTAAACTTCGGACTAACGTTGAGTGTATGGGATTACCTTTTTGGAACAAGTCATGTTCCGCATGATGGTCGTGATATAGAATTAGGGTTTGATGGAGATGAAACATTTCCAACGGACTTTGTAGGTCAAATCACCTATCCTCTTTCTGAAAAAGAAAAGTAG
- a CDS encoding DUF547 domain-containing protein, translated as MQKLTYFILTIALLTSCSSSKNITTTPEPKTPMVITESRVEIPQTVITESEEVETTISELEEVLEVAVSNSEPEEFVEVETVQEATSFNHDAFDTLLKKYVSKEGNVNYSGIKSNWSSLRSYIASLGQSLPTEGWSQEEKLSYWMNAYNAMTIDLILRNYPLESIKDIKDPWDQRFWKLGDKWYNLNEIEHKILRKMGDARIHFGINCASFSCPPLLNEAFTPSKVDAQLDMLSRKFINDPTRNTITSDRVEVSKIFTWFAKDFKTDGSLIDFLNRYSTTSISENARVRYRDYDWTLNK; from the coding sequence ATGCAAAAATTAACTTACTTCATACTTACAATTGCACTTCTCACTAGCTGTAGCAGTTCTAAAAATATCACAACTACTCCCGAACCAAAGACTCCAATGGTTATTACCGAGTCCCGCGTTGAAATCCCGCAAACGGTAATTACCGAATCAGAAGAAGTTGAAACTACAATTTCCGAACTAGAGGAAGTCCTTGAAGTTGCCGTCTCAAATAGTGAACCTGAAGAGTTTGTTGAAGTGGAAACAGTCCAAGAAGCTACAAGTTTTAATCATGACGCTTTTGATACACTTTTAAAGAAATACGTTTCTAAAGAAGGTAATGTAAACTACAGTGGTATCAAATCAAACTGGAGTAGTTTGCGTTCATATATCGCTTCCTTAGGGCAATCACTGCCTACAGAGGGCTGGTCACAAGAAGAGAAACTATCGTACTGGATGAATGCATATAATGCAATGACGATAGATCTTATACTACGCAACTATCCACTTGAGAGTATAAAAGATATTAAAGATCCGTGGGATCAACGGTTTTGGAAATTAGGAGACAAGTGGTATAATCTCAATGAGATTGAGCATAAGATTCTACGTAAGATGGGCGATGCTCGCATACACTTTGGGATAAATTGTGCTTCTTTCTCTTGTCCGCCACTGCTTAATGAGGCATTTACACCTAGTAAGGTAGATGCACAACTAGATATGCTTTCGCGCAAATTTATCAATGATCCTACCCGCAATACTATCACAAGTGATCGCGTCGAAGTTTCAAAGATTTTCACTTGGTTTGCAAAAGATTTTAAAACAGACGGCTCTCTCATAGATTTCTTGAACCGCTACTCCACGACCTCAATTTCAGAGAATGCGAGAGTGCGTTATCGTGATTATGACTGGACATTAAATAAGTAG
- a CDS encoding DUF547 domain-containing protein, translated as MKNFLRLLTISAFVITLQSCATLAAGGITSQGQPTKQVEGTLTSTTANSTVNVDHSAWDRLLKKHVDSKGMVDYKGFAKDQEALNAYLDKLASLDPNNDWSVQELLAYYINIYNAYTVDQILKNPNVTSIKEIDGVWTKGIVTVQNRKLSLGGIENGVLRKMNEPRIHFAINCASISCPPLLREAYTAGKINEQLERATKEFINSDKNTITANKAELSSIFKFYTKDFYRGSNESLIPYINKYSIVEVKGDAPVTFKEYNWGLNKQ; from the coding sequence ATGAAAAACTTCTTACGATTACTTACCATAAGTGCCTTTGTAATTACGTTGCAAAGTTGTGCTACGCTAGCTGCAGGTGGAATTACAAGTCAAGGACAGCCTACTAAACAAGTAGAAGGAACACTAACCTCAACTACTGCAAACTCTACTGTAAATGTAGATCACTCTGCCTGGGACAGGCTTCTTAAAAAGCATGTAGACTCAAAAGGAATGGTAGATTATAAAGGATTTGCCAAAGATCAAGAAGCTCTTAATGCTTACTTAGATAAACTTGCTAGCCTAGATCCTAATAATGACTGGAGCGTTCAAGAATTGCTGGCTTATTACATCAATATTTACAATGCGTATACCGTAGATCAAATCCTTAAAAATCCAAATGTTACGAGCATAAAAGAAATAGACGGTGTATGGACTAAGGGAATTGTAACTGTGCAAAACCGCAAACTTTCTCTAGGAGGAATAGAGAATGGCGTACTACGCAAGATGAACGAACCTAGAATACACTTTGCTATAAACTGTGCTTCTATTTCATGCCCACCGCTATTGAGAGAAGCATACACTGCAGGAAAAATCAATGAGCAATTAGAGAGAGCCACGAAGGAATTTATAAATAGTGACAAGAATACTATCACAGCAAATAAAGCAGAGCTATCTTCTATTTTTAAATTTTACACAAAGGACTTTTATAGAGGATCTAATGAAAGTTTAATCCCTTACATAAATAAATACAGCATAGTAGAAGTTAAAGGAGATGCGCCTGTCACCTTTAAAGAATATAACTGGGGATTAAATAAACAATAA
- a CDS encoding TIGR04283 family arsenosugar biosynthesis glycosyltransferase produces the protein MKPSISIVIPVLNESETIIKLLAHLKEKAFSIDDVKQIIVVDGGSKDDTYNLASSYSEHNPEVSVIKSAKGRAKQMNTGAAIATGSILYFLHADSYPPQDYDKHIVEQVVAGNPAGCFKMKFDSNHWWLRLAGWLTQFKWRACRGGDQSQFITAHLFKELGTFDECYIIYEDNDLINKLYARRKFVVIQEWLTTSARRYDENGVWKLQFHFWSIYVRKWFGASAEDLHKYYLKKIS, from the coding sequence ATGAAGCCTTCTATTTCGATTGTCATACCGGTACTTAATGAATCTGAAACGATTATTAAATTACTAGCACACTTGAAAGAGAAGGCTTTTTCTATTGATGATGTCAAGCAAATTATTGTAGTAGATGGAGGAAGCAAGGATGATACTTACAATCTGGCAAGCAGCTATAGCGAGCACAATCCTGAAGTCTCAGTTATAAAATCTGCAAAGGGTAGAGCCAAACAAATGAACACAGGAGCCGCCATCGCAACAGGCTCAATTCTCTACTTTTTACATGCAGATTCTTATCCTCCTCAAGATTATGATAAGCATATCGTGGAACAAGTGGTTGCTGGCAATCCTGCCGGATGTTTTAAAATGAAATTTGACTCTAATCACTGGTGGTTAAGACTCGCTGGATGGCTTACACAATTTAAGTGGAGAGCCTGTAGAGGAGGAGATCAAAGTCAGTTTATCACAGCACATTTATTTAAGGAGCTAGGCACTTTTGACGAGTGTTATATTATTTATGAAGATAATGACCTTATCAATAAGTTATATGCTAGGCGTAAGTTTGTGGTAATTCAAGAGTGGCTTACCACCTCTGCAAGACGCTATGATGAAAACGGCGTATGGAAATTACAATTTCACTTTTGGAGTATTTATGTGCGTAAATGGTTTGGTGCAAGTGCAGAAGATTTGCATAAATATTACCTTAAGAAAATATCTTAA
- a CDS encoding nitroreductase family protein produces MSFINAMQERYTTKKYNASKKIDSKHIEELKEILRLSPSSINSQPWKFTFVSDEATKEKLSKVSWINTEKVTDSDTVVIFSRINDLAAFEKQIEEELPQGAVDYYKEYLKPLPEQEIKAWFDKQVYLSLGVLLSACAAMNIDATPMEGIEPENYDKIIDNKGYATLVAVAIGYRDEDDFNQPSKKPKSRIALEKVVESI; encoded by the coding sequence ATGAGCTTTATAAATGCAATGCAAGAACGTTATACCACAAAGAAGTATAACGCATCAAAAAAAATAGATAGTAAACATATAGAAGAGCTTAAGGAAATACTTCGCTTAAGTCCGTCTTCCATAAATAGCCAGCCATGGAAATTCACTTTTGTTTCTGACGAAGCTACCAAAGAAAAGCTTTCTAAAGTATCGTGGATTAATACCGAGAAGGTAACAGATAGTGATACTGTAGTTATTTTTAGCAGGATTAATGATCTAGCAGCTTTTGAAAAACAAATAGAAGAAGAACTACCTCAAGGTGCAGTAGATTACTATAAAGAATACCTAAAACCGTTACCAGAGCAAGAAATCAAGGCATGGTTTGACAAGCAAGTATATTTATCGCTAGGAGTATTATTAAGCGCCTGTGCTGCAATGAATATTGATGCAACCCCAATGGAAGGTATTGAACCAGAAAATTATGATAAGATTATAGATAACAAAGGCTACGCAACGCTAGTAGCTGTTGCTATAGGATATCGCGATGAGGATGATTTTAATCAACCTAGTAAAAAGCCAAAGTCAAGAATAGCTTTAGAAAAAGTAGTAGAAAGCATCTAA